Sequence from the Sanguibacter keddieii DSM 10542 genome:
ATCGCCGGCTGGTAGCCGCCTGCGACCAGGAACTCCACCTCGATCTCGACCTGGACCTGTGATGGGTCCTGGTCGACGTGGACGGCGGTGAACGCGTCCTCCGCCCCGACAGAGACCTCCACGGTGAGGCGGAGGCCGTCGTCTGACACCTGGTAGGAACCGATGCCGACGGACTGCACGGAGTCGCCACCCGCGCAGGACACGACCACCAGCGGGGCGACCGCCAGTACCAGAGCAGCCCGGGTCGATCGCGACAGAGCGCTGAGTGCTCGCGGTGCGCTGTCCTGTCGCCGCACCCTGTCGGGTCGTCGTTCTCGCACGATGCTGCCTCTCACCCTGTTGCTGGACCGCGACTCGGGTCCGTCATCGACACCGTAGCGGCAGCGCGGACCGCAGGCTACGGCGTCAGAGGGTGATGACGTCAGACTGCCACGAGCGGGGAGGTGACCTTCGTCGACCTGTAGCCGTCTCCGGCTCGGGTCGGTGCCCAGCGTCGCCAGTGCTTGGTGGAGAGCTTCACCGGGAGGTGCTGCTGCAGGTGCTGGGCGGCGGGGACCAGTCGTTCGTCGGCGGGCAGGTTGAGCCAGAGGGACAGGGTCGAGCCCGAGGTGCCGTACGTGGCGCGCACGCCCGACGCGCCCAGCAGACGTCCGTAGCCGTCGACCGCGAAGCCGCCGAACGTCTCGGGGTCGAGGTCGGACCACGGCTCGCCCGTCCCTGGGTCCAGCAGGTGCACGGCGACGGACTGCGTGAGCGCGGCCAGCGGCGCACCGTACCGCGTCGTCTGCGGGCCGGCCGCGGCCAGCGCTGCGAGGAGCTCGTCGACGGCCTCGTCGCGGACGCCCCACTCCGTGTGGGTCTGCGTGCGGCGGCTGGGTCCGCCGAGGCGCTCGGTCGCGACGGCCCGCAGGCCGTCGCTCGCGTCTGGGTCGCCGCCCGTCGCGACCTGGAAGCCCCAGCGCTGCGGGCCTGCGGGCTGCGTGCAGGCGTCGAGGAAAGTCGCCACCCGTGCCCGGGCGTCCGCAGGATTCTTCACGCGGAGCGCGTGCGCCCCGCCGGCTGCCGCGGGCAGCCCGTCGTAGGTCACGACCTGCGCCGCTGCAGCGGCCACGCTCGACGTCATGCGCGACATCCTAGGGGTCTGCGGAGACCAGGGACCGTGGAGACAGCAGAGGCGCGCCGCCCGTCTCCGGTCGGCGCGCCTCGTGCGTCACGCTGGCTGCAGCGTCGGCTGCGGTCAGGCGTCCTGACGTCCGGCAGCCGACAGCGACTCGACGCGCTCGCGCAGGACCGGCAGGCCGAGCGTCAGGTTCAGCACGGTGCGTGCCGTGCGCTGGAGCTCGCCGAGGGCGATGCCGTCGGGGCGGGCCAGGGAGTCGAGCAGCGACGCCTGGGCGACCTGGTCGAACTCGCCGGACACGTGGTCGAACCAGCCGCCGGGCATGAACACGTCGACCTGGGCGCGGACGCGGTAGGCGTCGTCGGTCACGGCCGGGAAGTCCGGGTCGGTCGCGTGCTGCATCCACCAGTCGGTGACGACCGTACCCTCGAAGCCCCACTCGTCGCGGAGCACCTGGGTGCAGAGCTCGTCGTTGTAGTGCGACCACACGCCGTTGATCTTGTTGTACGACGTCATGATGGTGCGCGGCGCCGACTCGGCGATCGCGATCTGGAAGCCGCGCAGGTAGATCTCGCGGAGCGCGCGCTCGGAGACCCGCGAGTCGTTGAGGTTGCGGTTGGTCTCCTGGTTGTTCGCCGCGAAGTGCTTGGGGCAGGCGGCCACGCCGGCCTCCTGCACTCCCCCGATGACCGCGGCGGCGACCAGCCCGGTGACGAGCGGGTCCTCCGAGAAGTACTCGAAGTTGCGTCCGCACAACGGGTCGCGGTGGATGTTCATGCCCGGGCTGAGCAGCACGTGCGTGCCCTTGCGGACCATCTCCTGACCGTGGCTGGCCGCGAGGCGGCGCACGAGCGGGGTGTTCCACGTCGCCGCGAGCGCCGCACCGCACGGGAGCAGCGAGGCGTAGGCGGACAGGCGGATGCCCGACGGGCCGTCGGTCGTGGTGACCGGCGGGACGCCCTTGGCGCGCAGGGACTCGCTGATCCCGGCGAAGACGCCGGCGTTGCCGGGCACACCGAGCTCGCTGCCCATGACGCGGTCGCCGCGGGTGAGCGCCTCGAGCTCGTCGTCGCTGAGCTGCGCCACGAACGCGTCGAGGGTCGCAGTGCCGGCGGCGACGTCGGCGAGGGTGATGCCCTGGTCGCCCGTCTGCTCCACGGTGTGGAGCTCGCGGGCCTCGATGCGATCCTTGCGCGACGCCTGGCGCGTCGGGACGTCCTGCCACGCGACGACGGCCTGACCGTCGGCGTCGCGGCCCACGGTCATCCGCTGGAAGGCGTGCTCGGCCTCGGGGGCGTTGGCCTCGGCGAGCTGCTGGACCACGCGGGTCGCGTCGACGGTGACGGTCGCGACCGCGGCCGCGGTGCGGACGTCGGTGCCGACGTAGACGGTGTACTCCCCGGCCTCGAGGACGTAGGCGGAGCGGTGCCCGGTGACGCCCGCGTCGTCGTACGACGCGAGGGAGTCGACGGGGACGGTGACCGTGACGGTCTCGGACTCCCCCGGGGCGAGGCGGCTCGACTTGGTGAAGCCGACCAGGCTGCGTGCGGGCTTGCCGAGGAGGCCGTCGGGTGCCTGGACGTAGACCTGCACCACCTCGGCACCGGGGTGGTCCGAGCCGGTGTTGGTCACGGTCGCCGTGACGGTGACGTCTGCGTCCGTGGTCTCGACGGTCGGTGCGACCTCGAGGGTCGTGTACGAGAGCCCGAAGCCGAAGGGGAAGAGCACCTTCTCGGGGGCGAAGGTCTCGAAGTAGCGGTAGCCGACGTAGATGTCCTCGGCGTAGACGTTGTGCTCGAGGCCGCCGAAGTTCGGGGCGCTCGGGTAGTCCTCGTAGTGCCGCGCGATGGTGTCGGTGAGGCGCCCGCCGGGGACCTGGGCTCCGGTGAGCACGTCGGCCACGGCCCGTGCCCCCTCCATGCCGCCCTGCCAGGCGTAGAGGACCGACGAGATCTTCTCGCCGTAGCCCTCGAGCCACGCGAGGTCGATGACGTTGCCGCAGTCGAGGATCACCACGGTGCGCTCGAACTCGCCCGTGACGGAGTCGAGGAGCGTGCGCTCGTCGTCGGTGAGGTAGTAGCTGCCGGGCTCGAGGGTGTTCTCGCGGGCCTCGCCCGCGGCGCGGCCGATGATGACGACGGCGACGTCGGTGCGCGACGCGGCGGCACGGACGGTCTCGCGCTCGAGCGGCATCTCGTCGAAGTACCGCGGCCAGTTGCCCCAGGTGCCCTCGTCGGGCTGGTGGTCCTTCGACCACTGCGTGTACAGGTCGGCGAGCTCGGCGTCGACGTCCACGCGGCCGCCGTCGCGGAGCGCGTCGAGGAGGTTCCACGAGTACGGCGCGTTGACGTCGCCGCCCGAGCCGTAGCCGACGGTGAAGTAGTCGACCTGTACACGGGAGAACAGCGCGACGCGGGTGCGGGCGGCGAGCGGGAGCGTCCCGTCGTTGCTCAGCAGGACGGTGCCGTCGGCCGCAGACCCACGGCACAGGGCTGCGAGCTCCGGGTCGACCCAGGTGTCGGTGTCGACCAGGCTCGTCGACGCCTGCGCGAGCTCCTGCTCACCCGCCGAGAGCTCCGGGGTGGGGGTGTCCGACGGCGTGTTCATGTGATGGGGCTCCTGTGGCTCGTGGGTGCGTCCGGGCGCGGTCAGCGCGGTGCGCCGTCAACCATCGTAACGATACGAGAGGGCTCTGCGCACCCGCCCCAGCCTGGGCTCCCGCGCAGGTCGCAGCGCCTGACCGCCCCTCGGCCGGGCCTCGCCGCCCACGCCACCGGACAACCGCTCAGGCAGCCGGGACGGCGACCCCGTGCTTGATC
This genomic interval carries:
- a CDS encoding glycoside hydrolase family 3 protein, which gives rise to MNTPSDTPTPELSAGEQELAQASTSLVDTDTWVDPELAALCRGSAADGTVLLSNDGTLPLAARTRVALFSRVQVDYFTVGYGSGGDVNAPYSWNLLDALRDGGRVDVDAELADLYTQWSKDHQPDEGTWGNWPRYFDEMPLERETVRAAASRTDVAVVIIGRAAGEARENTLEPGSYYLTDDERTLLDSVTGEFERTVVILDCGNVIDLAWLEGYGEKISSVLYAWQGGMEGARAVADVLTGAQVPGGRLTDTIARHYEDYPSAPNFGGLEHNVYAEDIYVGYRYFETFAPEKVLFPFGFGLSYTTLEVAPTVETTDADVTVTATVTNTGSDHPGAEVVQVYVQAPDGLLGKPARSLVGFTKSSRLAPGESETVTVTVPVDSLASYDDAGVTGHRSAYVLEAGEYTVYVGTDVRTAAAVATVTVDATRVVQQLAEANAPEAEHAFQRMTVGRDADGQAVVAWQDVPTRQASRKDRIEARELHTVEQTGDQGITLADVAAGTATLDAFVAQLSDDELEALTRGDRVMGSELGVPGNAGVFAGISESLRAKGVPPVTTTDGPSGIRLSAYASLLPCGAALAATWNTPLVRRLAASHGQEMVRKGTHVLLSPGMNIHRDPLCGRNFEYFSEDPLVTGLVAAAVIGGVQEAGVAACPKHFAANNQETNRNLNDSRVSERALREIYLRGFQIAIAESAPRTIMTSYNKINGVWSHYNDELCTQVLRDEWGFEGTVVTDWWMQHATDPDFPAVTDDAYRVRAQVDVFMPGGWFDHVSGEFDQVAQASLLDSLARPDGIALGELQRTARTVLNLTLGLPVLRERVESLSAAGRQDA